From one Octopus bimaculoides isolate UCB-OBI-ISO-001 chromosome 1, ASM119413v2, whole genome shotgun sequence genomic stretch:
- the LOC106879321 gene encoding TWiK family of potassium channels protein 7 encodes MSHSVTKKNETEARRDSKVSRAHIIWRWFLKGLKTSIMFFFSHVGLTGSVVAYNIFGGWIFMELEAPHERDLRQEVSSIRSKYRAILANVSTQQGANNDSLSNSGYIYDNIVKFEEELVRFIATTEWNGLDEEFELQWSYTGALLYSVTVVTTIGYGHIAPKTMWGRIVTIIYAIFGIPLTLLCLRTIGSFMAGIFKFIYENICYQLYKQWQRLRIYILKTKRKQTLRFLQAKMVLEELIEKSNELLKSTDDSDSSQSSSEDDLKNSINKELHQREIKKGRQRILKWKSRKNIRKKLRLSKQVSVQQQPNQETNDCDTTQRIAEDSCKITMSPQSSKTAFVEENDILFQEKPEGHDGIKLRPRGSHHEIRVPVYITLLVIAGYIFIGAVLFSLWEKNWDYLIGSYFCFVTLSTIGFGDFVPGSDVDSWSSAEKQAICTIYLLFGLAMIAMSFNLMQQEVKLKFIDLGKRIGLIDEIAIASVNGDEDEEENTHE; translated from the exons ATGTCTCACTCAGTTACAAAGAAGAATGAAACAGAAGCCAGGAGGGACAGTAAAGTATCACGAGCCCACATCATATGGAGATGGTTTTTAAAAGGTCTAAAGACTTCCATCATGTTTTTCTTCTCTCATGTTGGACTGACTGGTAGCGTGGTAGCCTACAACATCTTTGGAGGATGGATCTTCATGGAACTGGAAGCCCCACATGAACGTGACCTGAGACAAGAGGTGAGCAGCATACGCTCCAAATACAGGGCTATCTTGGCTAACGTGTCAACACAACAGGGGGCCAACAATGACAGTTTGTCAaattctggatatatatatgacaatattgtCAAATTTGAGGAAGAACTTGTTCGGTTTATAGCCACAACAGAGTGGAATGGTCTCGATGAAGAGTTCGAATTGCAGTGGTCCTATACAGGCGCACTACTGTACTCCGTTACAGTTGTCACAACAATAG GATATGGTCACATTGCACCCAAAACCATGTGGGGCCGCATTGTTACAATCATCTATGCCATATTTGGTATCCCGTTGACCTTGCTATGTCTGCGAACAATTGGTTCTTTTATGGCAGGAATATTCAAATTCATCTATGAAAATATTTGCTACCAACTTTATAAGCAATGGCAACGTTTAAGGATTTATATCCTCAAAACTAAACGAAAGCAAACACTGCGATTTCTTCAAGCAAAGATGGTCCTGGAGGAATTGATTGAAAAAAGCAATGAATTATTGAAATCAACAGATGATAGTGACAGTTCCCAAAGCAGTTCTGAAGACGACTTGAAAAATTCTATCAACAAAGAATTACaccagagagaaataaagaaaggtcgCCAAAGAATTCTGAAATGGAAATCTCGTAAAAATATCAGGAAGAAACTCAGGTTATCAAAGCAAGTTTCGGTACAGCAGCAACCAAACCAAGAAACAAATGATTGTGACACGACTCAGAGAATTGCAGAAGATTCTTGTAAAATAACAATGTCACCTCAAAGTAGTAAGACAGCATTTGTTGAAGAAAATGATATTCTATTCCAAGAAAAACCAGAAGGCCATGATGGCATCAAGCTTCGCCCACGAGGTTCACATCATGAAATCCGTGTCCCCGTGTATATAACCCTTCTTGTTATTGCAGGTTATATATTTATAGGGGCAGTGTTGTTTTCTCTGTGGGAAAAGAACTGGGATTACCTAATCGgttcctatttttgttttgttactctGAGTACAATTGGGTTTGGAGATTTCGTGCCGGGGTCAGATGTCGATTCATGGTCAAGCGCTGAAAAACAGGCAATATGTACAATTTATCTTCTGTTTGGTTTGGCAATGATAGCCATGAGTTTCAACTTGATGCAGCAAGAGGTCAAACTGAAATTTATTGATTTAGGCAAACGGATTGGATTGATTGATGAAATAGCAATTGCAAGCGTCAATGGCGATGAAGACGAAGAAGAGAACACACATGAGTAG